A genome region from Arthrobacter sp. SLBN-100 includes the following:
- a CDS encoding DUF6807 family protein: MTQQSATAESSPHPPGDKPNAADPAAVPRIALVGVHGFGERHLANLARLEEAGALELVAVADPNPPAQGRLAESVAVFDDLAQLLAADPGVDVVILATPIQTHAPLAVAALSAGKDVYVEKPPVASLAQFEEVRAAAEAAGRLVQVGFQSLGSRALPAIRTLVESGGIGDVLGLSATGQWVRSKAYFKRSRWAGKRSLDGIDVVDGVATNALAHAVATALHMAGAHTIADVDSVETDLYRAHDTESDDTSILRVRTAGGTTLVCGLTLCAPEQQNPSVTVHGTLGEITLFYTEDEVVITTAGGERRETFGRTDLLENLLDARSTGTPLLCSLPDTGAFTTVLEAIRTAPAPQQITPEHITWEGEGDDAHPVVHGIGPWLERAAKAQATFAELGVPWARKLPPVRALTLDGQEIAEYQDGSRIRAVSSPRPYLHPVRTLAGTVVTDHQPLDHVWHLGVGVGLQDVDGINFWGGRTYTREAGQYIWRPDHGRITRTGTSVEETAAVTGGPEGRLQETLSWNGPDDVPVLVEERTWTWSGVNSAAWQLSLDFALSPAGDQPVSLGSPGSNGRHEGGYGGFFWRLPECGGAAVWNAAGAGESQVHGSVTPWLAWAGKFGAGSATLVFVAAEGSTDPWFVRVDGYPGVGQSLAWDAPVIAEPGSPVQRSITVFVADGILGTADIESLINRRGNRS; the protein is encoded by the coding sequence ATGACTCAACAATCCGCCACCGCGGAAAGCAGCCCACACCCACCCGGGGACAAACCGAACGCCGCTGACCCCGCGGCCGTTCCGCGGATTGCCCTGGTAGGCGTCCACGGCTTCGGTGAACGGCACCTGGCCAACCTGGCGCGGCTCGAGGAAGCGGGCGCCCTCGAACTCGTCGCCGTGGCGGACCCCAACCCGCCGGCCCAAGGACGGCTGGCAGAGTCGGTAGCCGTTTTCGATGACCTGGCGCAGCTGCTGGCAGCGGATCCGGGCGTCGACGTCGTCATTCTTGCCACCCCCATCCAGACCCATGCTCCCTTGGCCGTCGCCGCGTTGTCAGCAGGCAAGGACGTCTATGTGGAAAAACCGCCCGTGGCCTCCCTCGCCCAGTTCGAGGAGGTGCGTGCAGCGGCAGAAGCCGCAGGGCGGTTGGTCCAGGTGGGCTTCCAGAGCCTCGGCTCCCGGGCGCTGCCTGCGATCCGGACCTTGGTGGAGTCCGGCGGGATCGGTGACGTCCTGGGGCTGAGCGCCACAGGGCAGTGGGTGCGGAGCAAGGCCTACTTCAAGCGGTCACGCTGGGCCGGTAAGCGCAGCCTGGACGGCATCGACGTGGTGGACGGCGTGGCAACCAACGCCCTGGCCCACGCGGTGGCCACGGCGCTCCACATGGCCGGTGCGCACACCATCGCGGACGTGGACTCGGTGGAGACGGACCTTTACCGGGCACACGATACCGAGAGCGATGACACCTCTATCCTCCGGGTGCGCACCGCCGGCGGCACCACGTTGGTCTGCGGCCTGACGCTGTGCGCGCCCGAGCAGCAGAACCCGTCCGTGACAGTGCACGGCACGCTCGGCGAGATCACCCTGTTCTACACCGAGGATGAGGTGGTCATCACCACAGCTGGCGGCGAGCGCCGCGAGACATTCGGCCGGACCGACCTGCTGGAGAACCTGCTGGACGCGCGGTCCACTGGCACCCCGCTGCTGTGTTCCCTGCCGGACACCGGCGCCTTCACCACGGTGCTGGAAGCCATCCGGACTGCACCGGCGCCGCAACAGATCACCCCGGAGCACATCACGTGGGAGGGAGAGGGCGACGACGCCCATCCCGTGGTGCACGGAATCGGGCCTTGGCTGGAACGTGCTGCCAAGGCGCAGGCAACGTTTGCCGAACTCGGAGTGCCTTGGGCCAGGAAGCTGCCGCCGGTCCGTGCTTTGACGCTCGACGGCCAGGAAATCGCGGAGTACCAGGACGGCAGCCGCATCCGCGCGGTGTCTTCCCCACGGCCCTACCTGCACCCGGTCCGCACCCTTGCCGGAACCGTCGTCACGGACCACCAGCCGCTGGACCACGTGTGGCACCTCGGCGTCGGAGTGGGGCTGCAGGATGTGGACGGGATCAATTTCTGGGGCGGCCGCACCTATACCCGCGAAGCCGGACAGTACATCTGGCGCCCGGACCACGGCAGAATCACCCGCACCGGAACCTCCGTGGAGGAGACGGCTGCCGTGACAGGAGGCCCGGAAGGCCGGCTGCAGGAAACATTGAGCTGGAACGGGCCCGACGACGTCCCGGTCCTGGTTGAGGAGCGCACCTGGACCTGGTCTGGCGTCAACTCCGCGGCCTGGCAACTCTCCCTGGACTTCGCCCTCTCCCCCGCCGGCGACCAGCCGGTCAGCCTGGGCAGCCCCGGCTCCAACGGTCGCCACGAAGGCGGTTACGGCGGGTTCTTCTGGCGGTTGCCTGAGTGCGGCGGCGCCGCGGTATGGAACGCGGCGGGCGCAGGCGAATCCCAGGTTCACGGTTCCGTGACGCCCTGGCTGGCTTGGGCCGGAAAATTTGGGGCCGGCAGCGCCACGCTCGTCTTTGTGGCGGCGGAGGGTTCCACCGACCCCTGGTTCGTCCGGGTGGACGGCTACCCGGGAGTGGGCCAGTCGCTCGCGTGGGACGCCCCGGTCATAGCTGAACCGGGCAGCCCCGTCCAACGCAGCATTACCGTTTTTGTGGCCGACGGAATCCTGGGCACAGCAGACATCGAATCATTGATCAACCGTCGGGGGAACCGTTCATGA
- a CDS encoding M24 family metallopeptidase: MSQTTADATSLAGRVAPASADDRAIKRQRVLDILDAKAKDALLLTTNTALTWYLDGSRVHISLAGDPIAALLVDRDGDHLVTFNNEAGRMAAEELPAGVALHTVPWYGNLHEAAAAVSTAGSGATPLAEADIAAELRAARQQLLPAESARYGRLSAEVAVVMTDVLSSARPETTEFELVSALAARVVAAGAEPLVLLCNGSSRSGFRHPLATHSPLGRRAMAVVCARRDGMVANITRWVRFDGGTAEDRDAEARIAAVEADIFDATVPGARLDLIFAEIKAAYARHGFGPDQWEQHHQGGPAGYAGRDPRATAAATDTVVVNQAFTWNPSGPGVKIEDTVQLTGSGLQVLTVDPRWPATAVNGLQRPATLQL; this comes from the coding sequence ATGAGCCAGACAACAGCTGACGCCACATCACTTGCAGGCAGGGTGGCACCGGCGTCCGCGGACGATCGCGCCATCAAACGCCAGCGGGTCCTGGACATCCTCGACGCGAAGGCCAAGGACGCCCTGCTGCTGACCACCAACACGGCGCTGACCTGGTATCTGGACGGCAGCCGCGTGCACATCAGCCTGGCCGGCGATCCGATCGCCGCCCTCCTGGTGGACCGCGACGGCGACCACCTCGTCACCTTCAACAATGAAGCCGGCCGTATGGCGGCCGAGGAACTGCCGGCCGGCGTCGCCCTGCACACCGTGCCCTGGTACGGCAACCTTCATGAGGCGGCCGCCGCCGTCAGCACCGCCGGCAGTGGCGCAACGCCGCTGGCGGAAGCGGACATAGCGGCCGAGCTGCGGGCCGCCCGCCAGCAACTCCTCCCGGCAGAGAGCGCGCGCTACGGCCGCCTCAGCGCCGAAGTGGCAGTGGTAATGACCGACGTCCTCTCATCCGCGCGGCCGGAGACCACGGAGTTTGAGCTGGTATCCGCCCTCGCAGCCCGGGTTGTCGCCGCGGGCGCGGAGCCGTTGGTCCTGCTGTGCAACGGCAGCAGCCGCAGCGGGTTCCGGCACCCGCTGGCCACACACTCGCCCCTCGGCCGCCGGGCCATGGCCGTTGTATGTGCCCGCAGGGACGGCATGGTCGCCAATATCACCCGCTGGGTAAGGTTCGACGGCGGCACTGCGGAAGACCGCGATGCTGAGGCACGCATCGCAGCAGTGGAAGCGGACATCTTCGACGCCACTGTCCCCGGCGCCCGGCTCGACCTGATCTTTGCCGAAATCAAGGCAGCCTACGCCCGGCACGGCTTTGGCCCGGACCAGTGGGAGCAGCACCATCAAGGCGGGCCGGCCGGCTACGCAGGACGTGATCCCCGTGCCACCGCTGCAGCGACCGACACCGTCGTCGTGAACCAGGCTTTCACCTGGAACCCGTCCGGGCCAGGCGTCAAGATCGAGGACACCGTCCAGCTCACCGGGTCCGGCCTGCAGGTCCTAACCGTCGACCCCCGCTGGCCCGCTACGGCGGTCAATGGCCTCCAGCGGCCGGCCACGCTCCAGCTCTAG
- a CDS encoding mandelate racemase/muconate lactonizing enzyme family protein has protein sequence MGALAAEAVRTVPRITGLSTRLITVPLRRSWGVEAPENHVIVTEIHTDDGGAGHGFSWTPTIGPQAVKALLDYDIAPFIAGLPANPEVVWDSLWKRLHEAGGGGLTTIAMAGVDLALWDLQATRAGTSVTGLVGQRHESAEVYGSGVNLHYSLDELVAQTERWIAAGHQAVKIKVGKPDIREDAERVAAVRSVLGPDRKLMIDANQRWDLPTTLRALDVLAGFGLEWLEEPIRADDLWAYRRLRKLSPVPIALGENLHTIYRFRDFIDAEAVDIIQPNIIRVGGITPFRRIVELARTNSIKVMPHLLPELSGQLALTLAEPTLVEDVEEASFEQLGILAGPSPVRFSNSRVTLTDQPGLGFRFRDTP, from the coding sequence ATGGGCGCCCTGGCCGCCGAAGCGGTCCGGACAGTACCGCGCATCACGGGCCTCTCCACCCGGCTCATCACCGTTCCGCTGCGCCGCAGCTGGGGCGTTGAAGCTCCGGAGAACCACGTGATCGTCACAGAGATCCACACGGACGACGGCGGTGCGGGGCATGGTTTTTCCTGGACGCCCACCATTGGCCCGCAGGCGGTTAAAGCGCTGCTTGACTACGACATCGCGCCCTTCATCGCGGGATTGCCCGCCAACCCCGAGGTGGTCTGGGACTCGCTGTGGAAACGGCTGCATGAGGCTGGCGGCGGGGGCCTGACCACCATTGCGATGGCCGGGGTGGACCTGGCCCTGTGGGACCTGCAGGCCACACGCGCCGGCACCTCCGTCACCGGACTTGTAGGCCAGCGGCACGAGTCCGCCGAGGTTTATGGGTCCGGCGTGAACCTGCACTACAGCCTTGACGAGCTGGTCGCGCAGACGGAACGCTGGATCGCGGCGGGGCACCAGGCCGTGAAGATCAAGGTGGGCAAACCGGACATCCGCGAGGACGCCGAACGCGTGGCCGCCGTCCGCTCAGTTCTCGGCCCGGACCGGAAACTGATGATCGACGCCAACCAGCGCTGGGACCTGCCCACCACGCTCCGCGCCCTCGATGTCCTGGCCGGGTTCGGGCTTGAGTGGCTTGAAGAACCTATCCGTGCTGATGACCTTTGGGCCTACCGCCGGCTCCGCAAGCTTTCGCCGGTGCCGATCGCCCTCGGTGAAAACCTGCACACCATCTACCGGTTCCGCGATTTTATTGATGCGGAGGCGGTGGACATCATCCAGCCGAACATCATCCGGGTGGGAGGTATTACCCCGTTCCGGCGGATTGTGGAGTTGGCAAGGACCAACAGCATCAAGGTCATGCCGCACTTGCTGCCGGAGCTGTCCGGCCAGCTGGCGCTGACGCTCGCGGAGCCTACCCTGGTGGAAGACGTGGAGGAGGCGTCCTTTGAGCAGCTGGGAATCCTGGCGGGCCCGTCGCCGGTCCGGTTCAGCAACAGCCGGGTGACCCTCACGGACCAGCCGGGGCTCGGCTTCCGCTTCCGGGACACACCGTAG
- a CDS encoding 5-dehydro-4-deoxyglucarate dehydratase, whose product MKFDGVLFFPVTPFTAEGAVDVELLKEHISSRLPFGPGAVFPACGTGEFHALSIEEVRTVVTAAVEVVAGKVPVVAGAGGPLGHAIAAARAAEEAGADALLVLPPYLVTGPTEGLVAYIEAVAGASSLPVIVYHRGNAKFTAASIARLAANPKVVGFKDGLGDVGLAQEIVSAVRATGREDFAFFNGLLTAELTQGAYRGLGIPLYSSAAFAMAPEIAKAYYDAYMAGDEERRNALLEGFYAPLVRLRDQTPGFGVSLIKAGLRLGGLPVGSVRPPLVDPSEEQLVQLKAILAKGYELAGR is encoded by the coding sequence ATGAAATTCGACGGCGTACTGTTCTTCCCCGTCACCCCGTTCACGGCTGAAGGTGCCGTTGACGTCGAGCTGCTCAAGGAGCACATCAGCTCCCGGCTTCCCTTCGGACCGGGCGCCGTGTTCCCCGCCTGCGGCACCGGCGAATTCCACGCCCTCAGCATCGAGGAGGTCCGCACTGTGGTGACGGCCGCCGTCGAGGTTGTCGCGGGAAAGGTGCCCGTAGTTGCCGGCGCCGGCGGCCCCCTGGGCCACGCCATTGCCGCTGCGCGCGCGGCCGAAGAAGCCGGCGCTGACGCCCTCCTGGTGCTGCCGCCGTACCTGGTCACCGGTCCCACCGAAGGGCTGGTGGCCTATATCGAGGCCGTGGCCGGCGCCAGCAGCCTGCCCGTGATCGTCTACCACCGCGGCAACGCAAAGTTCACTGCTGCCTCAATCGCGCGGCTTGCTGCCAACCCCAAAGTGGTCGGCTTCAAGGACGGACTGGGCGATGTTGGCCTCGCCCAGGAAATCGTCTCCGCGGTCCGTGCCACCGGACGAGAGGATTTCGCCTTCTTCAACGGCCTGCTGACCGCCGAACTGACCCAGGGCGCCTACCGCGGACTGGGGATTCCCCTGTACTCCTCGGCCGCGTTCGCCATGGCCCCCGAAATCGCAAAGGCCTACTACGACGCCTACATGGCCGGTGATGAGGAGCGCCGCAACGCGCTGCTGGAAGGCTTCTACGCACCGCTGGTCCGGCTCCGTGACCAGACCCCCGGTTTCGGTGTTTCGCTGATCAAGGCGGGCCTTCGCCTGGGCGGCCTGCCCGTTGGCTCCGTGCGTCCGCCGCTGGTAGACCCTAGCGAGGAGCAGCTGGTCCAGCTCAAGGCCATCCTCGCCAAGGGCTACGAGCTGGCCGGCCGCTGA
- a CDS encoding NAD-dependent epimerase/dehydratase family protein, producing MSRIFVTGGSGRLGRSVVAGLAEKGHQVISVDRDAVPAEQLPAGVVQETADLLAPGEALRLLAETKPDAVIHLAAIAVPFSAPEDVIFATNTRLAFAVVSAATEVGVPKIVTASSPTVLGYGSPAGWLPPAFPLDERTPPKPWNAYALSKLIAEQTVQAFAEAQGENIRYAAFRPCYVISPEEWGGAPTQQGHTLAERLADPALSAPALFNYVDARDVADFLDLLLEKMPSIPNGETFFVGAADALATAPLAELMPKFLPGSEALSAGLTGTSPAFSIAKARELLGWHPTRSWRTELKSKPTLNDENSALVTAGSGTQETP from the coding sequence ATGAGCAGGATTTTTGTCACCGGCGGCTCCGGCCGCCTGGGGCGCAGTGTTGTGGCCGGCCTCGCCGAAAAGGGCCACCAGGTGATTTCGGTGGACCGCGATGCCGTTCCGGCGGAACAGCTGCCTGCCGGCGTCGTGCAGGAAACCGCCGACCTCCTGGCTCCGGGCGAGGCGCTGCGCCTCCTTGCGGAAACGAAGCCCGACGCCGTCATCCACCTTGCCGCGATCGCTGTACCGTTCAGCGCGCCCGAGGACGTCATCTTCGCCACGAACACGCGCCTCGCCTTCGCCGTGGTCAGCGCCGCCACGGAAGTGGGGGTGCCGAAGATCGTGACGGCCAGCAGCCCCACGGTACTGGGTTACGGCTCACCCGCGGGCTGGCTGCCGCCGGCCTTCCCGCTGGACGAGCGCACGCCGCCCAAGCCGTGGAATGCCTACGCGCTGTCCAAACTCATCGCGGAGCAGACCGTGCAGGCGTTCGCGGAAGCGCAGGGCGAGAATATCCGGTACGCTGCCTTCCGCCCCTGCTACGTGATCTCCCCGGAGGAGTGGGGAGGCGCGCCGACCCAGCAGGGCCATACCCTCGCTGAACGGCTGGCCGATCCCGCACTGTCCGCACCCGCGCTGTTCAACTACGTGGATGCACGGGATGTGGCGGACTTCCTGGACCTGCTGTTGGAGAAGATGCCGTCCATCCCCAACGGGGAAACGTTCTTCGTTGGCGCCGCTGACGCCCTGGCCACGGCACCCCTGGCTGAACTGATGCCGAAATTCCTGCCCGGAAGCGAAGCCCTCAGCGCAGGCCTTACCGGCACCAGCCCGGCCTTCTCCATCGCCAAAGCCCGGGAACTCCTGGGCTGGCACCCCACGCGCAGCTGGCGCACAGAACTTAAGTCCAAACCCACCCTCAACGACGAGAACTCCGCGCTGGTTACTGCCGGCAGCGGAACCCAGGAGACACCATGA
- a CDS encoding Gfo/Idh/MocA family protein, whose amino-acid sequence MVNTAESSTAAGTATAAADTAAALGAAAGQGGRARIALIGTGGRSEMYIRAIFGKHADTAELVAFSDVNPGRVEFYQQLIQELGAPGPVASFDPADLTAFIQANNIDRVIVTTPDYTHADYIVEGLRAGADVVVEKPLTIDAEGCRRITQAVHETGRNVVVTFNYRYSPRNSALKEIIQSGVIGKVTSIDFSWVLDTVHGADYFRRWHREKKNSGGLLIHKASHHFDLVNWWIDDVPERVFASGGLKFYGDKNAAERGLGPRPERGTPDADAPAAAEKDPFTLDLREDERLKALFLDNEHYDGYRRDQDVFTGGITIEDNLALVVEYQGGPRLSYSLNAHSPWEGYRVAVNGTEGRAELEVVERAAVVSSTDKKTVVDPSATPVEEEDAVRRNGERLVVQRHWEAAYEVPIVNGEGGHGGGDELLLSDLFNGPGEDPLGRPSGYLDGLRSVSVGIAGNRSLETSLPVRIEDLDLGVDLRRGK is encoded by the coding sequence ATGGTCAACACAGCCGAGTCGAGTACTGCTGCAGGGACGGCAACAGCTGCCGCGGACACCGCCGCAGCTCTTGGTGCTGCAGCCGGGCAGGGTGGCAGAGCCCGCATCGCCCTCATCGGCACCGGCGGCCGCTCCGAGATGTACATCCGCGCCATCTTCGGCAAGCACGCAGATACCGCAGAACTCGTCGCGTTCTCAGACGTGAACCCGGGCCGCGTGGAGTTCTACCAGCAGCTCATCCAGGAACTGGGGGCGCCCGGACCCGTCGCTTCATTTGATCCGGCAGACCTCACAGCCTTCATCCAGGCCAACAATATAGACCGCGTCATCGTCACCACGCCGGACTACACCCACGCCGATTACATCGTGGAGGGACTCCGCGCCGGCGCGGACGTCGTCGTCGAGAAACCCCTCACGATCGACGCTGAAGGCTGCCGCCGCATCACCCAGGCGGTGCACGAGACCGGCCGCAACGTGGTGGTCACCTTCAACTACCGCTACTCCCCGCGCAACAGTGCACTCAAGGAGATCATCCAGAGCGGCGTGATCGGCAAGGTCACGTCCATCGACTTCAGCTGGGTCCTGGACACTGTGCACGGCGCGGACTACTTCCGCCGCTGGCACCGGGAGAAGAAAAACTCCGGCGGCCTGCTGATCCACAAGGCTTCGCACCACTTCGACCTGGTCAACTGGTGGATCGACGACGTCCCCGAGCGCGTCTTCGCCTCCGGCGGCCTCAAGTTCTACGGTGACAAAAACGCCGCCGAGCGCGGCCTGGGCCCCCGCCCGGAGCGCGGTACTCCCGACGCCGATGCCCCGGCCGCGGCGGAGAAGGATCCCTTCACCCTGGACCTGCGGGAGGACGAGCGGCTCAAGGCCCTCTTCCTGGACAACGAGCACTACGACGGCTACCGCCGCGACCAGGACGTCTTCACCGGCGGCATCACCATCGAGGACAACCTCGCGCTGGTGGTGGAGTACCAGGGCGGGCCGCGCCTGAGCTACTCGCTGAACGCGCACAGCCCGTGGGAGGGCTACCGCGTGGCCGTCAATGGCACCGAAGGCCGGGCCGAGCTGGAGGTCGTGGAACGTGCCGCAGTAGTCAGCAGCACGGACAAGAAGACCGTGGTGGACCCCAGCGCAACCCCCGTTGAAGAAGAGGACGCCGTCCGCCGGAACGGCGAACGCCTGGTGGTCCAGCGCCACTGGGAAGCAGCCTACGAGGTGCCGATCGTCAACGGCGAAGGCGGCCACGGCGGCGGCGACGAGCTCCTGCTCTCGGATCTCTTCAACGGCCCGGGCGAGGACCCGCTGGGCCGCCCCTCCGGCTACCTTGACGGGCTGCGCTCGGTCTCCGTGGGCATCGCAGGCAACCGCTCCCTCGAGACCTCCCTGCCCGTACGCATCGAGGACCTGGACCTCGGCGTCGACCTCCGCCGCGGCAAGTGA
- a CDS encoding LacI family DNA-binding transcriptional regulator, translated as MVRRSATGRIGIADVAVKAGVSHATVSRVMNGNFTVDPDIAARVRAAAAELKYQPNPVGRSLALGKTDTIGIVVPDLANPTFQAILRGLSRAAAEDGYRVLIADSFEVSSEETILAGEARRRCDGLVLCAPRMTDAELEEIAPSLSPLVLINRTTAAAGVPSLVVDYGQGVQDLAEHLVDLGHTRLAFLAGPPRSASNGMRLKGLEAFKAAHPHVDVRMLEGGSDFDTGHVAVDAVLESGATGILAFNDLVAMGLMSGLHERGLDVPGDISVTGFDDIPFAKYTTPALTTAAVPITELGEQAWHQLRALIRKEENDAPGSRYQPRLQVRASSGPAKAPRSTVHG; from the coding sequence ATGGTCAGGAGATCGGCAACCGGCAGGATTGGCATCGCGGATGTTGCCGTCAAGGCTGGGGTTTCCCACGCCACCGTGTCCCGGGTCATGAACGGGAATTTCACCGTGGACCCGGATATCGCCGCGCGCGTCCGCGCGGCCGCAGCAGAACTGAAGTACCAGCCCAACCCCGTGGGCCGGAGCCTGGCCCTGGGCAAGACCGACACCATCGGCATTGTGGTTCCGGACCTCGCAAACCCCACGTTCCAGGCAATTCTCCGCGGCCTGAGCCGGGCTGCCGCCGAGGACGGCTACCGAGTCCTCATCGCCGATTCCTTCGAGGTGTCCAGCGAAGAAACCATCCTTGCCGGCGAGGCCCGCAGGCGCTGCGATGGCCTGGTGCTGTGCGCGCCCCGCATGACCGATGCTGAACTGGAGGAGATCGCTCCGTCCCTGAGCCCCCTGGTGCTGATCAACCGGACCACGGCGGCAGCCGGCGTTCCCAGCCTGGTGGTGGATTACGGGCAGGGCGTGCAGGACCTCGCCGAGCACCTTGTGGACCTGGGCCACACCCGCCTGGCATTCCTTGCGGGCCCGCCCCGCAGCGCCTCCAACGGCATGCGCCTCAAGGGACTGGAAGCGTTCAAGGCGGCCCATCCACACGTGGATGTGCGGATGCTTGAAGGCGGCTCTGACTTCGATACCGGACATGTTGCTGTGGACGCGGTGCTGGAAAGCGGCGCAACCGGGATCCTTGCCTTCAACGACCTGGTGGCCATGGGCCTGATGAGCGGGCTCCATGAACGCGGACTCGACGTTCCCGGCGACATCTCCGTCACCGGCTTCGATGACATCCCGTTCGCCAAGTACACCACCCCCGCCCTCACCACGGCTGCCGTCCCCATCACCGAACTGGGTGAGCAGGCCTGGCACCAGCTCCGCGCGCTGATCCGCAAGGAGGAGAACGACGCTCCGGGCAGCCGCTACCAGCCGCGCCTTCAGGTCAGGGCCAGCAGCGGCCCGGCAAAGGCGCCGCGCTCAACCGTGCACGGCTGA
- a CDS encoding TetR/AcrR family transcriptional regulator produces the protein MSLSKLRGQYAKGAERREQIIQTATDVFATEGFEGTAMKRVAELVGVKEATLFHYFRGKQELLTAVLAERDRRSLRSMDAEEAGLPLMVRSAERNRHEPGLTTLYAVASATANDPGHDSHRYFEERFAEVVDALAIDIERRQSAGEARADLPARDLARLVVAVSDGLQLQWLYNKDVDVANGLSQFIDVLLKPPADTRV, from the coding sequence ATGTCTTTATCAAAGCTGCGCGGCCAGTATGCAAAAGGAGCGGAACGCCGCGAACAGATCATCCAGACGGCAACCGACGTTTTCGCCACCGAAGGCTTTGAGGGCACCGCGATGAAGCGGGTGGCTGAACTGGTGGGAGTGAAGGAAGCTACGCTGTTCCACTACTTCCGGGGGAAGCAGGAACTGCTGACGGCCGTTCTCGCCGAAAGGGACCGCCGGAGCCTCAGGTCGATGGACGCTGAAGAAGCTGGCCTTCCGCTGATGGTCCGGTCCGCCGAACGTAACCGTCATGAACCAGGGCTCACCACGTTGTATGCAGTGGCATCAGCTACGGCGAATGACCCCGGACATGATTCACACCGGTATTTTGAAGAGCGGTTTGCCGAGGTGGTTGACGCTCTGGCCATCGACATAGAACGCCGGCAGTCCGCCGGGGAGGCGCGCGCGGACCTGCCGGCGAGGGACCTTGCGCGGCTGGTGGTGGCTGTTTCCGACGGCCTGCAGCTGCAGTGGCTCTACAACAAGGACGTGGACGTGGCGAACGGGCTTTCCCAGTTCATAGACGTCCTCCTGAAGCCGCCGGCCGACACCCGGGTGTAG
- a CDS encoding MFS transporter, with the protein MAVKTITEDSAGLPARGTSSSNTAGSAPAPGAPTSTPRAYVIGMPIASAGLWMAVLAPALVVLAIKVSEITTPETRAGALSLVAGVGALIALLANPFFGRLSDRTTSRFGMRKPWIVGGSIVGMGSLFLLGSATDVAGVLVAWVLAQLSFNAALAALVATLPDQTAPAERGRLSGLIGMTLPVGLVAAAYFAQLFDNAFQMAVVPGAVGTAVAIAFAFTFKDRVLTEKPAPLNLKEIAGSFYFNPRTYPGLGWAWFTKFLVYIGYCAGLLYLPYFFTDHLRVAETEVASLVFQATLVSSLGTVVTSLAGGWISDKIGKRKGMVIASAIIMMAGLIIIATSTTTDQVLVGQAIAGLGLGCFGAVDVALIADLLPGSQSENAKTFGVFNIAQALPQSLVPALAFPVITLGGYPALFIGGAVVGIIGAVLVTRIKGVK; encoded by the coding sequence GTGGCCGTCAAGACCATCACCGAAGATTCCGCAGGGCTGCCTGCCCGTGGAACTTCATCCAGCAACACCGCTGGATCCGCTCCCGCCCCGGGAGCGCCCACCAGTACACCCCGCGCTTACGTCATCGGCATGCCTATCGCCAGCGCCGGCCTGTGGATGGCTGTCCTGGCCCCGGCCCTTGTGGTGCTGGCCATCAAGGTTTCGGAGATCACTACTCCGGAAACCCGGGCCGGAGCCCTGAGCCTGGTGGCCGGCGTCGGCGCACTGATCGCCCTTTTGGCCAACCCCTTTTTCGGCCGCCTCAGTGACCGGACCACGTCCCGGTTCGGCATGCGCAAGCCTTGGATTGTTGGCGGCTCCATCGTGGGGATGGGCTCGCTGTTCCTGCTCGGGTCAGCCACCGACGTTGCCGGCGTGCTGGTGGCCTGGGTCCTTGCCCAGCTCAGCTTCAACGCCGCCCTGGCAGCATTGGTGGCAACCCTCCCGGACCAAACAGCACCCGCTGAGCGCGGCCGCCTGTCCGGACTGATCGGAATGACCCTGCCGGTCGGCCTGGTTGCCGCCGCCTATTTCGCCCAGCTCTTCGACAACGCCTTCCAAATGGCGGTGGTCCCCGGCGCCGTCGGGACAGCAGTGGCCATCGCCTTCGCCTTCACCTTCAAGGACCGGGTCCTCACCGAGAAGCCGGCCCCGCTGAACCTGAAGGAAATCGCGGGGTCCTTCTACTTCAACCCCCGCACCTACCCCGGCCTTGGCTGGGCATGGTTCACCAAATTCCTGGTGTACATCGGCTACTGTGCCGGCCTGCTCTATCTGCCCTACTTCTTCACTGACCACCTCCGCGTCGCGGAGACCGAAGTGGCCTCGCTGGTTTTCCAGGCAACGCTGGTCAGCTCCTTGGGAACTGTAGTTACCAGCCTCGCCGGCGGCTGGATCAGCGACAAGATCGGCAAGCGCAAAGGGATGGTCATTGCCTCCGCCATCATCATGATGGCCGGCCTGATCATCATCGCCACCAGCACCACCACCGACCAGGTCCTGGTGGGTCAGGCTATCGCCGGTCTCGGCCTCGGCTGCTTTGGAGCTGTGGACGTAGCCCTCATTGCCGATCTTCTTCCAGGCAGCCAGAGCGAAAATGCCAAAACCTTCGGCGTCTTCAACATCGCCCAGGCACTGCCCCAGTCACTGGTCCCCGCCCTGGCATTCCCCGTGATCACCCTCGGCGGTTACCCCGCACTCTTCATCGGCGGGGCCGTCGTCGGCATCATCGGCGCCGTCCTCGTTACCCGCATCAAAGGAGTCAAGTAA